The Methanofastidiosum sp. nucleotide sequence GAACAAGATGTGCAGGAATAACGGCTGCATCTGTTGCACTTGCCAATGCAGGCATACCTATGAAAGAATTGGTACCCGCATGTGCGGCTGGAAAAGTTGACGATAAAATTGTATTGGATCTCTGTAAAGAAGAGGATAACTACGGTCAAGCAGATTTGCCATTGGCACTACTTCCAAGAAGAAACGAATTTAGTCTTTTACAGATGGACGGAGACCTATCAGAAGAGCAGCTTGAAGAAGCTTTAGACCTCGGTAGGAAAGGATGTCTTCAAGTATATGAAATTCAAAAGGAAGCACTAAAGAAAAAATACATAACGGAGGATGTGTCAAATGAGTAGTGTTCTTTCAGATATCAAGAAAGATTATATGATAAGCCTCTTGAAAAACGGCAAACGTGAAGACGGGAGAGGCCTTAATGACATGAGAGATCTAAAGATCGAACTTGGCATTATAAACAAAGCCGAAGGATCAAGTTTTGTCCAGATTGGAGATACAAAGGTAATTGCCGGAGTTAAGTGTGACACTGGAGCACCATTCCCTGACACACCCAATCAAGGTGTTTTTACAACTAACGCAGAATTGATTCCAATGGCATCCCCTGATTTTGAGGCAGGCCCCCCAAGGGAAGACTCAATAGAACTTGCAAGAATAGTTGACAGAGGAATCAGGGAATCAGGCGCCGTTGATTTCCAGAAATTAGTTATTAAAGAAGGAGAACTTGTTAGAGTTTTGTTTGTTGATATACACATAATGGATTACAACGGAAACCTATTCGACGCAGCTGGGATTGCAGCTATAGCAGCTCTTCATAACACCAAAATGCCAGTATTAGACGAAGAAGGGAAGAAAACAGAAGAACTAATGCCTCTACCTATGACTAAAATCCCTATACCTTGTACATATGCAAAAATAGCAGATTCAATATTATATGATCCCTCAATGGAAGAGGAAAGTGTAATGGATTCAAGAATAACTGCAACCACTGAAGACAATGGAAGAATCGCCGCAATGCAGAAAGGGGACGTAGGAAGCTTTAAAAAAGAGGAGATTTTAGAC carries:
- a CDS encoding exosome complex protein Rrp42 codes for the protein MSSVLSDIKKDYMISLLKNGKREDGRGLNDMRDLKIELGIINKAEGSSFVQIGDTKVIAGVKCDTGAPFPDTPNQGVFTTNAELIPMASPDFEAGPPREDSIELARIVDRGIRESGAVDFQKLVIKEGELVRVLFVDIHIMDYNGNLFDAAGIAAIAALHNTKMPVLDEEGKKTEELMPLPMTKIPIPCTYAKIADSILYDPSMEEESVMDSRITATTEDNGRIAAMQKGDVGSFKKEEILDIVRRSKVRGDEVRSLLKEKFSEMR